The window AGGAAAGAAAGCAAtacatcaaaattcaaatcgAGAGGATCCGATCCGATCTGAAAGCAAGATAGTTGCAATTAAAGCGAGAAAATTGCAGAAAACTCAGATGTAGAAGAAAACGGCGTCATTTCCATGGAGAATTTTGAATCTAGGGcaatgaggaggaggaagaagaagacgcaGCACCTGTTCCCAGTGAGATGCGAAGTTGTAGCCCCTGGAAATGGCTCCAGATTTCGGAACGCTCGGCTTGCTTGCCGCCATTCTCGATCTTCTTCAACTCACAACGACGTCGTTTCAGGCAATGGTTGCAGTAGCCTTCGTCGTCTTCCACAATTCGCCTCCTCTCCTCCGCCCTCTTTTCTTAGTCTTGAGTTTTTACCCAGTCCCTCGCTTCCTTTTTCAACGATAAAGATTTAAACGCCCAGCTTTTATGTTGTTCGAACTACCACGACGTCGTTTGGTGGTTAACAAACAGTTGAATGTTGAAACGGTGCGAACTTGTTTGCTtcctttttaccttttttttttttttttttttggcccttTTTACTTTTGGATTTTTATGTCACTCGGACAGGTAAATAACTGAAACCGCACTCAAACAGAATCAATTTTTTTCGGGTTCCAACTGAATACGTTTATCCACCACTATTTTAAAAATCTCTGCCTAGCGCCATTTAGGTCTCATCTAGGCAGTTAGCCACTGCTCCGATTAATGCATAAGCATTTAAAACTTAAGAAATGATGTCTAGACCTACtgaggcacccgcctagcccgCCCAGACCCGCTTAAACATCCACCTAGGTTGCAACttacttaaacaaaaaatacataattttcattttgcattttatttttttaataaattataagagacttattttatacttaaatgaacacacattatatatttgttctccatgttttcattatgttccaatagctcataatatatatgttattccattttgtagtttatgatgaaatcatatatattttaagtataatcatatacttatttacatgaaatataatatatttaattaaatccgcctAAACGCCCATCTAGATCCCGCCTAACCACCTAGACGCTAGGTCCTAGCCTGCCACCCGACTAACGCCTAAtgtcttttaaaaccttgttTTTAACAACCAATAGGATAATTTATgctaaattcatctaaataaatattgtttttaacATTTATTGGTCGCATTTGAAGTCATGTTTTTTCACTCTTGAgaattaacccaaaaaaaaaaaaagaaaaaagggtccTGTAAATTTCCAAGCTCTTGGCAAGTTGTtcaaaaattgaacacaaactgTAGACAAGAAAATACAAAGTTTGTGACATTTTGCTGGGATCCTTGCAGATCTATTACAATAAAGCTAccccaagaagaaaaaaaaaaaaaacaaacaaacaaacaaacaaacaaaacaaaacacgaGAAGTGTATTAGTCCTTGACGTCGGTGACACCTTCCGGGGAGATCTGAAACCGTGCTTCTGCTTCGGCCAAACAAGGAGAACTTATCACTTTACAGATGCGCTCTTCGCCTCTTCCTTTCCTGACAGCAAGCCTGTCGTAAGAAGAGATAAGTCATTAGTAATGTTCATTGCTAAAGGAAAATTGATTTCTTCTAGTAGTACAAACCTTGTAGTGGAAGCATGAGCCATGATGTTACCACCAATAGGCTTAATTTGAGGACCGGCAAAGATTGCAGAACCATCCACTTGGGCAACCACTTGATTTGTGATCACAACAGCTACGCCAAACTGCGCTCACAGCATACGGGGGGTGAATCCTGATTAATAATAATGCTAAACTAGGGGGTCCAAGTATATGGTGTTAGGATTAGTGAAGCTGTAAGCATTTTTACCTCATCTGCTAACTTCTGGAGGCTCCGGAGAAACTTTGCAAGATGCATTTGACGGGCTGAAAGTTCACCTCTTCCTGAGAAATCTGTTCTGTATAGGGCTGTAGCACTATCTACTATCATGAGAGCAAACCTATAGAACCAACGTCAATTAGATAATTTGTCTTACCTAAAAATGCGTACACTTGACCAAACTATAAACGAGCATATATGTAGGACTGAGAGGCTCACAACAGACCTTAAGTCATGACTGTCAAAAGTCTACGCACAAGACAAAAGAATGGAAATCATAAATTGTTGTCACACCTTGTTTCTACCATCATGGAGGCTGCTTCGAGCAAGAGCCTTGATTGGTGATCCGTGTTATAAGCTCTAGCATACGCCACATTCTCCAAGACATCAGCACCATTGAGTCCAAACCTGTGGAAACATCATTAATAGTCTCATCTAGTATACACAAACCATATGAGCAAGTTCACCTCAAGGTATCTATAGCAAACCTCTCTGCAATCTGTAAGAGTCTTTGTGGCCTGAATGTACCCTCAGCATCAATGTACATTGCTTTTCCCTCACCGCCTCCTTGATCCAAGGGAAGCTGAAACATGGAAATGAATTAGAATTGCACTGTAACAAGTGAAATAAAAGGTTGGAGGTGGGTGGTTCCTTGTAcaaattgattgattgatttctTTGTCTAGCCTACGAGTAAATTGTGAACCATAGACAAGGATCTCAAGAGCCCATCCACGTGAATAACTTTTCAGTTATGGCAGAATTACATATTTTAGGAAAACATGACACTCAGTGTATGCATTATCCCTTCACGCGGTTGAATTGCAACCACATTGTCAAGGCAACAGAACATCTGGGAAGCCAGATCTAGGGTCTAAAAGGATTATACTAATTTCTTCTTATGAAGCACCAGAACAACatattaaacagaaaataaattcACTTACTTGGCAAGTTACACAAAGTGTGTGACACAACTGGGTCTTTCCAGAACGGAATTCACCATATATCTCGGTAATAGATCCTGTCTCAATTCCTCCTGTTACAAGAAAACCACGCCATATCAACTTTAAGTTTAAAGTATTGCATTTGTGTCGGTAAAATAAGGACTCAATTCTAAGAACATTGGAAACTGACCCTCCAATATCTTATCAAGTTCTCTTGATCCAGAAGTAATTTGAATGATTTCGAGTCTCTGTGCGTGGAGCTGGCCAGCACTAGTAAAACCCAAAGGCACAAGTTTGGAGGCTGCAATGAAATGAAACAAGCCAGGCAGCGGAATATCAAATTATCGCAAATAGTGATTCGCTTTATAAGAATGGTGGgaaaatgaacaaaataaataaatgacatACCTGCTTCGATGATCTTGTCAACTTTAGCGTCGCTGATTCCTTTGATTTGCAGAAGATCCTTCCTGGGAGAGTAAGCAACAGCTTCAACAGTGCAAAGACCCGCATCTTTAAGTTTCTTTACATCAATGGAAGCTATGCCGGACGCCTTGAATCgaaaaaattacaacatttcaTCATCAGCTAAACAAAGATTGTTGCTTTCATTGAGATCTACGCAATCCAGATTCTcaatttcttccaaaatatttataaaaagaaaagacaaaccCATATGAAATTGGAAATAACGCACAGGTCGGTTGCTGGCTAGGGTTTCTCATATCATAGTGTGTAAAGAACAAAACCCAAGACGGATAATTCAAAGTACAACGAAAAACCCGTATAAAATGTACAATCTTGAACAACAATTCACAGAAATTCGAACccaatttcaaagaaaatgagAACCCATTTCTTAAATTTCAAATCTGAGCAAGAAAACCCCATCGGAAGCAGATTGAAGAAGAACCCACATGGGGAAGCCATTCAATTGCTCGAAACGAGTGTGAAATGAAATGGGTTTACCTGAAGTTGATCGACGGGGACAGGGCCATGGTGCATTTCTTGGAGCTCGTCTTGTTGCTGGGCAGTCCTCTGATTGCTCTGCTGCTCCATGGCTCCGCTGATTGTAGCTCTAACCACGACGGCGTCGACCGACTGAAAGACACAGAAGGAGAAGCAGAAGACGAGCAGAGAGGATGGGGAAGAAGGAGAGGGAATTGGTATTTTTAAAAGCCTTTAAGGGGCGCCAAAGCAGCAACACAGAGCTTGCTACGGAAGCTTTGGAGAGGTGCTTCTTGATTGCCTAGGTAGATAGATTGAAGAAAATTGCTTGTGGGTTGAGGCCCAATTTTATAAATCTACAGTCGGGCCTGTAGCCAAGCCTGTTTCTGGTGGTTAAGTTGAGCCCAATTGAAATCCAATTGTGAATAAAACAGCGTTTGATCGTTCGTTGCGCGCTCAAATGTTGTGACATGCCAACCAAAATAGTTAAACATAATCCCGTCTAGAATTATAGTTctaaaaaaacatatttctAAATAAACAATGTAGGTCATGCTTATATATCATCTCCATCCGAAAAGGCTAAACATAACCctcttaataatttattaattttaagtttatactttaaatttattggttaatttagttAAACTACCGTTGGATTTTTTAAATCTAGTCAttgaatttaaatcaattattgCAACTAAAGAGCTGAGTTCCAAAAAAAGGCTAAGAGGAGAGCCACATTTGGCCAGTCTGATGCCCTTTGGCCAAATAATTGTCTGGTGGGCTTCACATAATTATAGTTCAGTCATCAGTTGGAAATGAGTTTTtagacaattcaaatcatttttttacttttaaatcTTTAGTCATCCCCATTAAAAATaggaaattttaatgaaaagctccaggtactgtttattttaacgaaaaatcatatttttacactaaaaagtaatcatggtactattcattttactctttattttatccttatcgttaaaactcaaaattttcaaatcattttcattagttttcttttaaaaataacatCACAACCTGTAAATTGCACGACCAAGGCATTTGCTCATCATTTTAATTCAATCAGCAACATCGGTATATTACTAGTATTAAGTATTGTTATCAACTTATTAACAGACCGATGGCATAAAAATTAGCAACAAAAAAGTAGATTGGATGTAGTAGCACCACTCGACATGTCAATGGTTTACGCGTCACACAAAACCGCTTTGTGTACCTTATAGCTAATGCATTAATTCTACATAAACATATGTTGATGTATATCTATcatctggttttttttttttttaagtggaccacttatcatatcataatttaattatatttaattggATTCTAAGAATTGATTGGAGCAATTAGTAATACGGTGCACTGATgcagtgatattttttttttttatttgtaagtaaaagATTTCAAGTTCGATTCACATGAATGGTGAAGATGTATACTAAAACATTTATATAGTCATGAAAAATTATGATCTCAACTTGATGTGACTATATATAAGAATAAACTTCATTTTGTTAtaatttacaatatttttttagatTTCATCTTAAGAAATTTGGCTTCACAGAATGATAAACAAGTCCAATTAATATGCAATGTAATATTGGAAATGAAAGGTATTCACTTAAATTGGTTGAAGACgttgttttgtatgtatttataaaattttacttAGAAAGAGAAGCATTCACGAAGTCACTGACTCGCTGAAAACGCACATGCAATAACTTTAGAGACTATGTTGTGCTAATGTAGTTCTTTGTATTTATAGAAGTTTCATTAAGGataagtaagtatttttttaacTACATCTCGATAAATGCACTCTTGTAACAATTAAGTCTCGACAAAATGTAGTCTTCTCGTAATTTAGCTTTAAACATGTGCAATTACAATGGTAAAGCGGCGACGATGAAAAGCCTGTTTTCATAAGACTGAAGCTGTGGCACAGAAAATGCCCAAATAGTGAGCCTGAAGCTGTTTAAGTTTTTAGATATATGGCGGCTCCAGGGTCATCATTGGCCTAAATGGTTGAACTGTAAGCGTCCTGTAATCTTGTCTTaaattggatgaaattaattaaattgttgCTAACAAAATCCATGTAGTGTTATCAATTTTAATGTGAGGAATATGTGAAAGTTATTTTCACGTTAAAAGCCTATGTCGTCTCTCGATTAAGAATTATATCCATCTTCCTCCATCAATCATGaactttttttgttcaaattcccGTCTTTTGCATCTCAAATCATCACCTTTTAATGTTAATATTGAAATCCTATCAATTTAAGCAGACCTAATGATTACTGAATATGGATTTTAATTAACATGTTCAAAGTTCTAAAACAACAAATGTGGTTAGGTCACTTAATCAAAGGCAATGTGTCCGTCCTTATGTAAGTTCGAGAACTGCCCTCCACGTAAATTAGAATACAGGTTAGACTATAATTTGTattaagaaaaagaatgaataCAATAATTTAACCCATATTTTGCTTGATGTAATCCTCCAATGTTTGTCCTTTTATTCTTGAAATTTGCATGTTTGAGTTTTGCTGTTATGCCTTTACTTAACATCATATCAAGGAGAGACGTGAAAGAACTTTTGTATTTGGAGCAAAATGTCAAAACAACACCAAAAACAAGTAGACAGTCCATTTCCAAGTACATCACACTCTTTTTGGAACAATGTTTCGGATCAAAGAGCTAAAATTTGGAAAACATGGAAACCTAAGCATTCAATCTGGTACAACCTAGAACtcaattcaatgaattttgcTACACGATGAACCGTATGTTTTTCGTACgtaattcaattttttatctTCGTTTAAGGCTAATATATTTAGCGTGTTGCAAATACAAAAGGATGTCAATTTCACTCCCTTGATGATCGATGTTAAAACAAAGAAACTGACAGCATTACCATTTCACTCCAGACACAGATGTTCCACTCTTCTTGAtcaaataactcaaaaacatcATCGTCATCTCCGTGTCACAAACCAACTCCGTTTAACTTTCAAATAGGCCGAAGCGAACAGGAACACCCACACCCATAAGCCAAGCGTGCCCCTTCAAGAAAGGCCCTGCagtataatgcattgcctcttgcTTGTCAATTTTCTTGTATCCATCCCACTTCACTCTGTTGTCAGTTTTTGCGCCCGGTCCCTTGTTGTTATACTCTGCGTAATACAATGTTTTCAGCGCAAAATCTCCTTCCCACTGTGTCCATCCATCGGGGTGAATCAGGTCCTCAATTGTCGAATCCATCACTATAGTTCTTGAGAATTCCTTCGATGGCCTTCCGAGGTAGGTCTTGAATTGGGACTTTACTGGCTCAAGATCTTTGTCCGACATGATTTTGCAATTCTGTAACACTATTCCTGTGGTTTCCTGTTTGTCAGTCCTTCCCTGGGCTGTGACAGTGTTTTGTTGGTTTTCCAAAGGCTTGCGGACGTAGATCAAGCAGTTCTGGAAGATGGCAGCAGCGTCGCCAAAGATGAAATCAACGGTGCCTGAAATGACACAGCTCTTATAGAACTGCCGATGAGTTTGTGCGTATAATGTGCTTTGGTACCCTTCAAACCGGCAGTTCAGAAAAATAGTGCGGTCTGCTTGGACTCTTGCTGCCACTGCCTGATGCTTCTCAGGTCCAGCCGTGTTTCTGAATCCCATCGACTTTGCCATAAAACCTTCCCCTAAGACCACTGCAATTGaatcaaaagggaaaaaaaaaaaaaaaagagttaagtAACATTGACACTAGCTTGAAATGGTGAGTTAGGCCTTACACATGCTCTATATCTTCTATTGCTATAAGACATATACATCACTTGTTGCCTAATTTGAGCGCATGTATTGCGATGCAAAAGGAGAGTGATTTCCACACGTTCATTTTCTCGCCCTATACACCCATGTTTATTTATGGTTCCAGCCTTTGGGTttatcaaaagaaaatcaagggaCAAAATTAAACACGAGTGTGCAGGAGGATGAGAAGGATGTGCTGAAATTATTTCTTGGTGCAAATTTGTTGAGCCCGTACCGAAGGGTGCAGTTTGGAATATCCTAACTTTATCGGCAAAGTTCTTATTTCCAGTGATGATGCTCTTCTGTGACCCATCGCCGTACATTGTAACGTTCGGCATCTTCTTTGTCACAGTCACAGTCTCATCATAGACTCCTTCTTTAACATAGATGACATACCTGAATTTAAAAACACTGATAAATAAAGATAACAAGATAATGAAAATCATTGTTTTTTTAACACAATACATACCGTCCTTCGTATTTTTCGGGTATTTTTTCCAAGGCTTCACTAATGGTTTTGTAGTTTCCACTGCCATCTTTTGCCACTGTCACGTTGGGGGTGAGCTTCTCGTCGTTTTTCTTCAACATCCTTCGGTCCTCGTGACTCATCCAGGTAGGGAATCCGCTCTTGTCTTGCGATAAAAGGCGGCGATTGGATCCTGCAGCTGCTTCTGCACCCGGTGGCTGCAACTGGTTAAGAAGCGAAAGCATGGCCAGAGAATTGCTAGTGAATTCCTTAGAAACCTGTAACATCTTCTCCAACTCGGACTTCAATTTTCCATCAGGAAACCCGTCGACGCATGTCTGCTGGTAAGATATCACCGCACTCAACCAGCTGTTCAAAACGCCTGTGCGAACCTTCCCCGACTCAATGCTATTGCCAAGCTGAGAAACGGCGTCCCCTAATTCCTCCTTGGCATCATCGAACAACACTTTGCAATCCTCAAACGCTCCCTTCTCTTCCGGGCTGTTGAAAGTCAGCTCAGTAGTTTTGCTGTAGGCACTCTTGGCCTCGTCTGAGGCGGCTGAGATAGCGGTCTTGATGAATGCCTTGGGTTTCGTTTCGTCCTTTGCCTTTTCAATGATGCCCTCGCACTTGTCCTTGTAATCTGCCACGCTGCACATCTCCTTCAGGATCTTCTGACCATTCGAAGGCACTTTGTTCTTCGGTGGTGCATTTTTCGGTTGAGGAGCCTTCGGTGCAACTTTGCCTTGCTTAGCATTGCCCTCCTTTGCATTGCCCTTCTTAGTACCTTTATTATTAAGTTTGTTGACAATGAAATAGGCTCCGACGGCAATCAAAACAAGGAGGAGAATGACGACGACCGCAATGATAATTCTCTTCTTGAACTTACGTGCATTCTCGGTCTTTCGGCGTTCGGTAAGCTGGTCGAAATCCTGAAATGCCATTGCGAGAGGTGGCTATAAGGCAGAGGAACCTCTGCCTTAATAATTCAGGGCCAAGCGCAGGGGGAGAGCACCGATTCAAGCAAGAGACAGTAAAGAGATTGAAATACAATGGCGTTTCAGCTTTAATCGTTTTCGCTTTTCGCCTCCTCTCCCTATCTCGTTGTTCTTCTCTTCCGGAATTTCGAATGTCCATTATTATTTTGGCAATTGACAAAGGAGGTCTGGTCGGGAGAGTTTTCAGGTattctattttttaaaaaagttagTTGGAGACGACAACAAGGGGtcctttcctttcttcctttccAACCGCATTTCCCTCGCAGATCATTTCAAAATTACATTCATACCCCTTACTGCCAAACGACGTATGACATATATTGTTCAAAATTGTCAACGAATTCATGGTTGTATGTGTTCTTTTGTGAGGTTAGGATTGAAGTCATAACAAACTCATGACTCCAATCAATGGACTAAGCCAATCaagcattatatatatatttggctATTCTCAACATTCTTCAACTAATTAAAGAACAAATCATGCTAGAAGGGAAACATTTTGACTAGATTAGTTGCCTTTGTGATGTTTGTTTACTTGTAACACCAATTGTTATTATTTAGTGCTAATCGACATATCAATTCTATCATGTCACGAGCAGGGACGGATTCAGAATTTTAAGGTTGAGAGGTTCCAATGTAAAAGGTTTAAAAATAGGGGTGtgatatatacacacacccttttacttctcacacacttttctAATTTTCGGCTATTAGATCAAATATATTGGAAAAGATCAAAGAACATAAATTAACAGGCACACACCCctaaaaataatattacaagTTACAAAGTCTAAACTGTAAGCGTCTTTTTTTAGCAAGgtcatttatatttaaaaaaaaagtccatTCCCTTAAAAAAATTGTACCATTTGGGTCTTCTTCCGAACGAGGAGTCT of the Pyrus communis chromosome 1, drPyrComm1.1, whole genome shotgun sequence genome contains:
- the LOC137717919 gene encoding DNA repair protein RAD51 homolog, which produces MEQQSNQRTAQQQDELQEMHHGPVPVDQLQASGIASIDVKKLKDAGLCTVEAVAYSPRKDLLQIKGISDAKVDKIIEAASKLVPLGFTSAGQLHAQRLEIIQITSGSRELDKILEGGIETGSITEIYGEFRSGKTQLCHTLCVTCQLPLDQGGGEGKAMYIDAEGTFRPQRLLQIAERFGLNGADVLENVAYARAYNTDHQSRLLLEAASMMVETRFALMIVDSATALYRTDFSGRGELSARQMHLAKFLRSLQKLADEFGVAVVITNQVVAQVDGSAIFAGPQIKPIGGNIMAHASTTRLAVRKGRGEERICKVISSPCLAEAEARFQISPEGVTDVKD
- the LOC137715745 gene encoding putative pectinesterase/pectinesterase inhibitor 45, producing the protein MAFQDFDQLTERRKTENARKFKKRIIIAVVVILLLVLIAVGAYFIVNKLNNKGTKKGNAKEGNAKQGKVAPKAPQPKNAPPKNKVPSNGQKILKEMCSVADYKDKCEGIIEKAKDETKPKAFIKTAISAASDEAKSAYSKTTELTFNSPEEKGAFEDCKVLFDDAKEELGDAVSQLGNSIESGKVRTGVLNSWLSAVISYQQTCVDGFPDGKLKSELEKMLQVSKEFTSNSLAMLSLLNQLQPPGAEAAAGSNRRLLSQDKSGFPTWMSHEDRRMLKKNDEKLTPNVTVAKDGSGNYKTISEALEKIPEKYEGRYVIYVKEGVYDETVTVTKKMPNVTMYGDGSQKSIITGNKNFADKVRIFQTAPFVVLGEGFMAKSMGFRNTAGPEKHQAVAARVQADRTIFLNCRFEGYQSTLYAQTHRQFYKSCVISGTVDFIFGDAAAIFQNCLIYVRKPLENQQNTVTAQGRTDKQETTGIVLQNCKIMSDKDLEPVKSQFKTYLGRPSKEFSRTIVMDSTIEDLIHPDGWTQWEGDFALKTLYYAEYNNKGPGAKTDNRVKWDGYKKIDKQEAMHYTAGPFLKGHAWLMGVGVPVRFGLFES